One segment of Triticum aestivum cultivar Chinese Spring chromosome 2A, IWGSC CS RefSeq v2.1, whole genome shotgun sequence DNA contains the following:
- the LOC123184599 gene encoding peroxidase 21-like, with amino-acid sequence MVSLSFTSSLQLGAQAIRTRRDESGWSTFYPPWIFVKASELKKMGLSSSLVPMASALLLLCCFTAWNAAAAAASGGGGDGLRLNYYSESCPRAEEIVKEQVRRLYEEHGNTAVSWLRALFHDCTVKSCDASLLLETDAATGLVSEQASPRSFGMRNFKYVGAIKSALERECPGTVSCADVLALAARDGAAMLGGPAAIPMRTGRRDATESRYGEVERYVPNHNDTVSAVLSRFAAMGLDAEAVVALLGAHSVGRVHCNNLVARLYPAVDGGMEPAYGAYLRGRCPTADAREDTRDVAYARNDRATPMVLDNMYHKNLLKGRGLLLVDQRLASDPRTAPFVKKMAADNGYFRETFAAALVRMSENGPLTGGQGEVRKDCRFVNAK; translated from the exons ATGGTGTCACTTTCATTCACCTCTTCCCTCCAACTCGGCGCCCAGGCTATAAGAACGAGACGAGATGAGAGTGGgtggagcaccttctacccccctTGGATATTTGTAAAGGCCAGTGAACTGAAGAAGATGGGTCTGAGCTCAAGCCTAGTGCCAATGGCATCTGCACTGCTCCTCTTGTGCTGCTTCACTGCCT GGaatgctgccgccgccgcggcgagtggtggtggcggcgatGGTCTGAGGCTGAACTACTACTCCGAGAGCTGCCCGAGGGCGGAGGAGATCGTCAAGGAGCAGGTGAGGAGGCTGTACGAGGAGCACGGCAACACGGCCGTGTCGTGGCTCCGGGCCCTCTTCCACGACTGCACCGTCAAGTCCTGCGACGCGTCGCTGCTCCTGGAGACCGACGCCGCCACGGGCCTCGTCTCCGAGCAGGCCTCCCCGAGGAGCTTCGGCATGCGCAACTTCAAGTACGTGGGCGCCATCAAGTCCGCCCTGGAGCGCGAATGCCCGGGGACAGTGTCGTGCGCCGACGTGCTCGCGCTGGCCGCCAGGGACGGCGCGGCCAtgctgggcgggccggcggcgatccCGATGCGGACGGGGCGGCGGGACGCCACGGAGAGCCGGTACGGCGAGGTGGAGCGGTACGTCCCGAACCACAACGACACGGTGTCGGCGGTGCTGTCCCGGTTCGCGGCCATGGGGCTGGACGCGGAGGCCGTTGTGGCGCTGCTGGGCGCGCACTCGGTGGGCCGCGTCCACTGCAACAACCTGGTGGCGCGGCTGTACCCGGCGGTGGACGGCGGCATGGAGCCGGCGTACGGCGCGTACCTGCGGGGCCGGTGCCCGACGGCGGACGCGAGGGAGGACACCCGCGACGTGGCGTACGCGCGCAACGACCGCGCCACGCCCATGGTGCTCGACAACATGTACCACAAGAACCTGCTGAAAGGCCGGGGCCTCCTGCTCGTGGACCAGCGGCTCGCCTCCGACCCGCGCACCGCACCGTTCGTGAAGAAGATGGCGGCCGATAACGGGTACTTTCGTGAGACGTTCGCGGCGGCGCTGGTGAGGATGTCGGAGAACGGGCCGCTCACCGGCGGGCAGGGGGAGGTCAGGAAGGACTGCAGGTTCGTCAACGCTAAGTAA
- the LOC123187325 gene encoding uncharacterized protein, whose protein sequence is MTRRRRRHQRRGSPPAPPPPPSLENDDLLREILLCIPPQPSSLPRASAVCRRWRRVAVDPKFTARFRAHHGKPPLLGFSQRRDDGIVFAPVLDAPDRVPPERLDLRIRDVTLRPTSSGAATAASSSSTWRGRRSLCAIPSRASSAAWPSRRSSRRATSTGRCSALTAARATCTAAAAPARSRWSWCSCAATIIDPSHASTPPRSTHGAISSRQRLHTQVRLVAVVLRASLLAMFFTGR, encoded by the coding sequence ATgacccgccgccgacgccgacacCAACGCCGCGGCtcgccgccggcgcctcctcctccgccttcgctCGAAAACGACGACCTCCTCCGCGAGATCCTGCTCTGTATCCCGCCGCAGCCCTCCTCCCTCCCCCGGGCCTCCGCCGTCTGCAGGCGGTGGCGACGCGTCGCCGTCGACCCCAAGTTCACCGCCCGCTTCCGCGCCCACCACGGGAAGCCACCCCTCCTCGGCTTCTCCCAGCGCCGCGACGACGGCATCGTGTTCGCCCCCGTCCTGGACGCTCCCGACCGCGTCCCTCCCGAGCGCTTGGACCTGCGAATCCGCGATGTGACTCTGAGGCCCACCTCCTCGGGTGCCGCCACGGCCGCGTCCTCGTCTTCGACGTGGCGCGGGCGGAGGTCCTTGTGTGCGATCCCATCACGGGCGAGCAGCGCCGCGTGGCCGTCCCGCCGGAGTTCAAGACGGGCCACGTCAACGGGGCGGTGCTCTGCGCTGACCGCAGCCAGGGCCACATGCACGGCGGCTGCCGCTCCAGCCCGTTCAAGGTGGTCTTGGTGTTCATGCGCAGCCACGATCATCGACCCCTCGCATGCGTCTACTCCTCCGAGATCAACTCATGGGGCCATCTCATCCAGACAGAGGCTCCACACCCAGGTTCGGCTTGTTGCGGTGGTGCTCAGAGCATCCTTATTGGCAATGTTCTTTACTGGCCGTTAA